From Malaciobacter mytili LMG 24559:
AAAGTTTTAATTGAAGTGTGAAGCATCTTAAGTGTTGGTATTTCATCAAGCTCATTTTTTAAATATAAATTTAAATGCTCTTCTAATAAACATAAAGTTAGTTTATCCACTCTTAACATTCTTAAAAGTTGATTTTTTTTGATTTTTTCAATTAACTCTTTTTTACCTATTATAATCCCAGCTTGTACACTTCCTAAAAGTTTATCTCCTGAAAAACTCAATAGTGAAGGGTTATATTGCATATATTTTAAAATTGAAGGCTCTTTTTCATCTAAACCAAAAGGAAGGTCTATCATATGTCCACTTCCCATATCAAAATAATCAATTACATTGTTTTTTTGTGCAACTTCTATTATATCTTTTAAATCAACTTCACTTGTAAAACCTTCAATAGAATAGTTTGATTTATGTACTTTCATTAAAATAGAAGTATTTTCATTTATAGCGTTTTCATAATCTTTTTTATGAGTTTTATTTGTAGTACCTATCTCTTTTAGTATTGCTCCACTTTGAGTCATCACTTCAGGAACTCTAAAACTTCCACCAATTTCTACAAGTTCTCCTCTACTTACAACTGCTTGTTTATTTTTTGCAAAAGTATTAAGCACTAAAAATACTGCACTTGCATTATTATTTACTACTATTGCATCTTCACAACCAGTTAAACTTTGTAGAGTTTTTACTATATGAGAGTATCTTTCACCTCTTTTTCCTTCTTCAAGATTGTATTCTAAATTATTATAAGAACTTGCTATTTCTTTAGCTTTTTCAAAACTTTTTTTAGAAATAAGACTTCTTCCTAAATTTGTATGAACAATAATCCCAGTTGCATTTATAACTTTTTGAAGTGAAGGTTTGATTATTTGATTATAGGCTTTTAAAGTTTTATTTATAAGCTCTTCTTGACAAAAAGAATCAATCTTTTTATTTAAAATATCTTCTCTTAATTTAGTGATTTCTTCTTTTGCAACTTTTGTAATAAGCTTTGAAGAACAACTCTCAAAAGTTTTGTGTTTGATAAACTTATCAACTTTTGGGATTGATTTTAGTAAATCCATCTTTACCCTTTTAGATTATTTTAAATTTATATATTGTAAAATTACTTACTTGTTTGGGAGGTATGTGATCCTGGTGGACGCCACGGGCTTCAACCCCGATGTCTGGCTTTGTGTAAAGTTGGAGGTAGGTTCGATTCCTACACCTTCTCGCCAAACTTGAATTCTACTCATAAATTTCTTATTTATTATGATTATATCTTATCCCAAATAGAAAAAAGCTTAATATAGGTAAAAAATTTTTTACTAATTTTAATATGGAATAAAGATTTTTAATATATTTATTTTATTATAATTTTATAAAAATTAGGAGCTTTTTTGATTATAATTAGAATACTTTTGACTTCTTCTTTATTTTTATTAGTTTATGTACTATATGATGTGATAAGTATATTCAACTCTTTTTCTTATTCAATTACAAATAGTTTTGCAACTAATAAAATAAATTTATATTTTTATGCTTTACTTGCTATTTTTGTAGTGGTAGAAGTAATAAAATTCTTTAATACTGATAAAAGACAAACTTTTTTAATGCATTATGATTATTATATTAAAATCCTTAATTTCGCACTTTTATTACTTTGTTTATTTGTAATACAACAAAATATTGTATTAGATTCCATAAAGAGTTTAAAAATAACAGAAGATAATATAAATAAAAAAATTGAAATAATAAAAAGAGAACAAAATAGACTCTTTGAAAGTCAATTAAATAATAAAAATGCTGAACTTGAGATTTTAAGAACTTTAGTTTTACAAAAAAAACAATTAGTTAAATTTCAAGAAATTAATATTAATTTTTTAAAAAATGAAATTAAAACTATTGAAAATTTTAAAATAGCTTTAGAAAATAAAGTATTAGAGAAAAAATAGTTATAATTATTAAATGAAAAAATCAAGAATTTTTAGAAAAACCTTTTTTATAACTCTTTTTATAAAGCAAAATAAATGGCATTATTATGGAGTTTTAGCCCATACTTTAGCTTTGGTTTTTCATTTAGTTAAAAATAGACAATTTAAGATGATAGGTGCAGGATTTTTACATGATATTGCAAAACCTATTATTGCTTTTCAAGATGATGAAGATAAAAAGACAAATCAATACTCTTTTCATAACCATGAAGAACTTTCTTTTTTTATAGTTAGAAATTGGCCAATATCTTTATATACAAAAAACTTAGTTAGATACCATTATATAATAAGAGGCATGCAAAAAGCTAAAGAAAGAAATCAAATAAATAAGTATAAAAGAATGAAAAGGTCATATGAAAAATTAGATAAAGATTTTATCATAGATTTAAAAATTTTTATGAAGTATGATGATTTGGCAAAGAAAAGTATTTTTAAAAGTGCTAAGAATTCTTAGCACTTTTAATGAATTATAATATCAGTTGCACCCTTTGGTATAACTTCTCCTATAATACTAGCATATCCTAAAGATAAATCTTCTATTTCTTTTATATACTCTTTTGCATCATCTTTATTCATAGAGATTAGTAATCCCCCTGAAGTTTGTGCATCACAAAGTACAAGTTTACAATAGTTTGCAACACTACTCATAAATGTTACTTTATCTTCTATATATTTTAAGTTCTTTTTAGTTCCACCTGGAACTACATCTTGTTCTGAAAGTTCAACTACTTCATTTAGTACAGGTACACTTTTACAATCAATACTAAAGGTAACTGTTTTATTTATACACTCTAAAGCATGACCTAAAAGTCCAAATCCAGTTATATCTGTACAAGCATGAACTCTATATTTTCTCATTATTTTTGATGGAAGATAGTTTAACATTGCCATAATTTCACTACACTTTTTCATCATCTCTAAAGGTAATAAATCTCTTTTAATTGCAGTTGTTAAAATACCCATTCCAATAGGTTTTGTAAGAACTAAAACATCACCTATTTTTGCAGTGTTATTTCTTATTATTTCATTTGGATGAATCATTCCTGTAACACTTAATCCATAATACATCTCAGGTGATTCAATAGTATGTCCACCCAATAGTACACCACCACACTCTTTAATTTTTTCATTTCCACCATTTAATATTTCACCTAAAGCTTCAGTAGAAATATTTTTTCTATCAAAACCTACTATATTTAGGGCAGTTTTTACTTCTGCCCCCATAGCAAATACATCACTTAAAGAATTAGCAGCAGCAATTTGTCCATAAATATATGGGTCATCAACAACAGGTGTAATAAAATCAAGTGTTTGAACTATTGCTTGTGTTTCATTTATTTGATAAACACTAGCATCTTCACTTGTATCGAATCCCACTAAGACTCTGCTATCATTTGGCGTTAAATTGCAAATTGTTTGTTTAAGGTCTCCCGGACCCATTTTTGCAGCTCAACCAGCAGCTCTTACGAATTTCGTTAATTTATATTCGTTGTTCATCTTTCCCCTTATAATATATTAGACACTTTATAAAAATGTAAAAAAGATTTTACTTTTTATTATGTTAAACTTGAATTAATTATCTTAAAGTAAAAAAAAATTTACTAATTAAGGATGAATTTATTTACACTATATTATTATTTTATCATAATTTAAAGTTCAAGACCATAGGTTATGGTTGATTTAAAGTAGAACTTGCTTTATCTCTTAGTGATGAACTACTCATTAAAAGAGGCATTATTATGCAAAGAAGAACATTTTTAAAAGGTGCTGCATTAGTTGGTACAACAATGGCAGTTACACCATCAATAGTTTTAGCTGATACAAAAACAAATCCATTTGGAATTACAAAAAAACCAAGAAAATTTTCTGTTACAAATAGTTTTGAATTAGAAACAAATGACCAAGTTGCTAGACTTTGGGTTCCACTTCCATTAGATTCAAGTTATCAAAAAGTATTAAATATCTCTTATACAGGTGATTTTAAAGAAGCTTTTATTTCAAATGACAATGCTTATGATACAAAACTTTTATATGCACAATGGGATAAAAACTCTAAATCAAGAAAATTAGAAATCAAATTTGATATTATTATGCAAGAAAGAACAGCTGATTTATCAAAAGCTACAAATAATACAAACTTCCCAGCAGATGTAAAAGCATTCTTAAAAGGAACTGCTCATACTCCAGTTAATGAAAAATTAACTGCATTTGCAAATGAAATAACAAAAGATTCAAAAACTCAATTGGAAAAAGCACAAGCTATTTATGATTGGACAGTAAATAATATGTATAGAGATGAAAGTGTTATTGGTTGTGGTGTTGGTGATGCTTCAAAAATTATTGAACAAAAACTATTTGGTGGAAAATGTACTGATGTAAGTTCAGTATTTGTTGCACTTTTAAGAAATGCAGGAGTTCCAGCAAGGGAGCTTTTTGGTATAAGATTAGGACAATCAAAAATCTCAAATTCTTGTGGAAAAGCAGATGCAAATGGTTTTGCTAAAATTTCTGGTGGACAACATTGTAGAACAGAGTTTTATGTTGATGGAGCAGGTTGGATTCCAGCAGATCCAGCTGATGTTACAAAAGTAAGAACACAAGAAAAACTTACAAATGATGATAAAAAAATCAAAGATTTAAGAAAATATTTCTTTGGAAATTGGGAAATGAACTGGGCTGCATTTAACTATGCAAGAGATTTTGTATTAAATCCAAAGCCAGCACAATATCCTTTAAATATGTTAGGGTATCCTTATGCAGAAATGGATGAAGATGTATTAAATTACTATTCACCAAAAGAGTTTGGATATTCTTATACTTCTCAAGAAAGAGCATGAAAAGTATAAATTTAGTAGTATCAGCAGTTATTACTGCTGTGCTTGCTACTTTATGTTGTCTTCCTGCTTTTTTATTTTTATTTTTTGGTGTTAGTGTAGCAGGCTTATCTTTTTTAAGTGAATTAGGTTTTCTTAGAATTCCTCTTTCAATTCTTACAATTATTTTGCTTTTTATAGCTTATAAAAAAAGTAAAAATAGCATTATTTGTGAATGTAAAAATAGAAAAAAAAGTATTATTATTTCAATAGGTTTATTTTTACTATTTTTTGCACTTCTTTTTTATCCTGAATTTTTAGTATATTTTGTAGATTAAGGTTTAGTTATGAAATTTTTTTTAATACTTTTTATTTTTGCAGTTTCTTTATTTTCCAAAGAAGTAGTTATTGAAGTAAAACAGATGCATTGTCCTTTATGTACATCTATGGTTAAAAAAGCTATAAAAAATGTAGAGGGTGTAACAAAGGTAAAAGTTAAACTTCAAGATAAAAAAGCAGTAATAAATTTTGATGAGAGTAAAACTAATATAGCAACAATTTTAGAAGCTATAAAAACAACTTCTTATGTGGGAGAAGTAGTTAAACCTTAGATTTCATCTAAGGCTTGGTCATTAAATCTATAAGTTTTATGTTGGATTTTTATTAATATATTTTTATTTGATAAATCCTTAAAAAGTTTAATCAATGTTGGTTTTGATATATTTATTTTTTCCATAATTTCACTATATGAAGCTGAAAAATTATTGTTATTATCTAAATTATTTATAATATATTTTATTACATCAACTTGCTTACTATCTGTAATTGCTGAAATTGTTTTTATTACACTATTATTTCTAGTTATCTCTTTTTGTTGTACTATTGGCAATAAAATATCATGAAGAGTTGATAATAACTCTTTTATATTTATTGGCTTAATAATATAATTTTCAACTTTTAATTTTATTGCATCTAATAAATATTTTGTATCAGTGTGAGCTGTTGTTAAAATAGTTGGTATATGTATATGTTTTGTCTCTTTTAAATATTTTAAAAAATCAATTCCATTTTCATTTTCAAGTAAAATATCAGAAATAATCACATCTATTTTTTTTGTTTTTAATATTTCTAAAGCCTCTTTAGAAGTTTTAACAGCGTAGATATTATTTACAAAGTCTTCTAATACATCATGAGTATGTTTTAATAAATTTACATCATCTTCAAGATATAAAATATTAAATTTATTTAGTATATTTAGGTCTTTATTCTGCATTTTCAATCTCTTTTTTTAATATTGGAATTTTAATAATAAAAAGACTACAAGGGTAGTTATTCTCTTTATCTATTTTATGAATAATATTTTTTTGATAAATTGAGCCATACATATGTTTTTCTATAATTTGTTTTGACATATAAAGCCCAATACCAGTTCCTGCACTTTTATATTTAGTTGTGTAGTACGGTTCAAAAATTTTAGGAGCAATATCTTTGGGAATTCCTCCTCCATTATCAATAAAATTAATAATAACATCATCTTTGTATTGCTTTACTATAACCTTTATAATTCTAGCATTTTTATTTACATTAGAACATAAAGCATCTTTTGAATTATTTATTAGGTTTAAAAATACATGAGAAAGTTCATTATAATAGCTATTTATCAAAATATCTTTTTTTACACGAATATTATATTTTATACTCTCTTTTTCTAAAGCATATTTTGATAATTCAAATGAGTGTTCTATACACTCTTTTATATTAAAGATTTTTTTTGTTTTATCAGGTGAAAAAAAGTTTTTAAAATCATCTAAAGTATTAGACATATTTTCAGCTAAGAATAGGGCATCATTTACTTTTTCATTTATAAATTCATCAGTAAGTTTTCCTAAAAGCATTTTTGTTTGAAAACTTTGTACAATCATTGTAATTGATCCCAAAGGTTGTCTCCATTGGTGTGCAATATTATTTAACATCTCTCCTAAACTTGCTAGTCTTGCTTGTTGGAACATAATAATATCTTTTTTCCTATTGTTTTTAACTTCTTGCACAACTCTTTTTTCTAAAGAATTATTTAGTTCAACTAACTCTTTTGTTTTTGCTTCTACTTTAATCTCAAGAATATTATGAAGTCTTTTAAAATGGTTTATTAATAAAACAGATAAAATAATAGAAAAAAGAAAAATTAATACAATAGAAATCATTGAAACAGCAATAATTACATCAAAAACTCTTTCTGTATCTCTTTTTTCATTTAAAGCTAAAGTTAAATCATAGTTGATTAAGCTTGTTATATAAATATTAATTGCATTTATTTCTAAATGTAATTTACTAAATTCTTCA
This genomic window contains:
- a CDS encoding transporter, whose product is MKSINLVVSAVITAVLATLCCLPAFLFLFFGVSVAGLSFLSELGFLRIPLSILTIILLFIAYKKSKNSIICECKNRKKSIIISIGLFLLFFALLFYPEFLVYFVD
- a CDS encoding transglutaminase-like domain-containing protein; protein product: MQRRTFLKGAALVGTTMAVTPSIVLADTKTNPFGITKKPRKFSVTNSFELETNDQVARLWVPLPLDSSYQKVLNISYTGDFKEAFISNDNAYDTKLLYAQWDKNSKSRKLEIKFDIIMQERTADLSKATNNTNFPADVKAFLKGTAHTPVNEKLTAFANEITKDSKTQLEKAQAIYDWTVNNMYRDESVIGCGVGDASKIIEQKLFGGKCTDVSSVFVALLRNAGVPARELFGIRLGQSKISNSCGKADANGFAKISGGQHCRTEFYVDGAGWIPADPADVTKVRTQEKLTNDDKKIKDLRKYFFGNWEMNWAAFNYARDFVLNPKPAQYPLNMLGYPYAEMDEDVLNYYSPKEFGYSYTSQERA
- the selA gene encoding L-seryl-tRNA(Sec) selenium transferase translates to MDLLKSIPKVDKFIKHKTFESCSSKLITKVAKEEITKLREDILNKKIDSFCQEELINKTLKAYNQIIKPSLQKVINATGIIVHTNLGRSLISKKSFEKAKEIASSYNNLEYNLEEGKRGERYSHIVKTLQSLTGCEDAIVVNNNASAVFLVLNTFAKNKQAVVSRGELVEIGGSFRVPEVMTQSGAILKEIGTTNKTHKKDYENAINENTSILMKVHKSNYSIEGFTSEVDLKDIIEVAQKNNVIDYFDMGSGHMIDLPFGLDEKEPSILKYMQYNPSLLSFSGDKLLGSVQAGIIIGKKELIEKIKKNQLLRMLRVDKLTLCLLEEHLNLYLKNELDEIPTLKMLHTSIKTLEERALKVKESLDKVCTCEVLQSSTLIGGGTTPNKKIPTIALSLKYKDFKPNKIEKLLRQRNIISRIENEKVLLDFRSIQEEEIQELINILTEVFK
- a CDS encoding HD domain-containing protein, yielding MKKSRIFRKTFFITLFIKQNKWHYYGVLAHTLALVFHLVKNRQFKMIGAGFLHDIAKPIIAFQDDEDKKTNQYSFHNHEELSFFIVRNWPISLYTKNLVRYHYIIRGMQKAKERNQINKYKRMKRSYEKLDKDFIIDLKIFMKYDDLAKKSIFKSAKNS
- the selD gene encoding selenide, water dikinase SelD, encoding MNNEYKLTKFVRAAGUAAKMGPGDLKQTICNLTPNDSRVLVGFDTSEDASVYQINETQAIVQTLDFITPVVDDPYIYGQIAAANSLSDVFAMGAEVKTALNIVGFDRKNISTEALGEILNGGNEKIKECGGVLLGGHTIESPEMYYGLSVTGMIHPNEIIRNNTAKIGDVLVLTKPIGMGILTTAIKRDLLPLEMMKKCSEIMAMLNYLPSKIMRKYRVHACTDITGFGLLGHALECINKTVTFSIDCKSVPVLNEVVELSEQDVVPGGTKKNLKYIEDKVTFMSSVANYCKLVLCDAQTSGGLLISMNKDDAKEYIKEIEDLSLGYASIIGEVIPKGATDIIIH
- a CDS encoding heavy-metal-associated domain-containing protein; this translates as MKFFLILFIFAVSLFSKEVVIEVKQMHCPLCTSMVKKAIKNVEGVTKVKVKLQDKKAVINFDESKTNIATILEAIKTTSYVGEVVKP
- a CDS encoding sensor histidine kinase, with product MLRTFLSYFDKFNFALKTNFLIFIISNGMLSIVILSLISTFSIKYDFDKLYEQRTKPLIKLENIKDTYTVNIQDTLYDIENRQITYTQATEVINLALQLIETNWKEYKRSNFTIKQPTIYLGNIIKKFLVTQQQFYKNETLHKSISENIDKKMININAKLHNLEIANHNNNLSEEFSKLHLEINAINIYITSLINYDLTLALNEKRDTERVFDVIIAVSMISIVLIFLFSIILSVLLINHFKRLHNILEIKVEAKTKELVELNNSLEKRVVQEVKNNRKKDIIMFQQARLASLGEMLNNIAHQWRQPLGSITMIVQSFQTKMLLGKLTDEFINEKVNDALFLAENMSNTLDDFKNFFSPDKTKKIFNIKECIEHSFELSKYALEKESIKYNIRVKKDILINSYYNELSHVFLNLINNSKDALCSNVNKNARIIKVIVKQYKDDVIINFIDNGGGIPKDIAPKIFEPYYTTKYKSAGTGIGLYMSKQIIEKHMYGSIYQKNIIHKIDKENNYPCSLFIIKIPILKKEIENAE
- a CDS encoding response regulator — translated: MQNKDLNILNKFNILYLEDDVNLLKHTHDVLEDFVNNIYAVKTSKEALEILKTKKIDVIISDILLENENGIDFLKYLKETKHIHIPTILTTAHTDTKYLLDAIKLKVENYIIKPINIKELLSTLHDILLPIVQQKEITRNNSVIKTISAITDSKQVDVIKYIINNLDNNNNFSASYSEIMEKINISKPTLIKLFKDLSNKNILIKIQHKTYRFNDQALDEI